Proteins from a genomic interval of Caulobacter sp. NIBR1757:
- the purE gene encoding 5-(carboxyamino)imidazole ribonucleotide mutase, with product MSAAPVAIIMGSRSDWPTMKHAADSLDALGVAYEAKVVSAHRTPDRLYAFAKGARAAGHKVIIAGAGGAAHLPGMTASMTDLPVLGVPVESKLQNGLDSLLSIVQMPGGIPVATLAVGVAGAKNAGLLAAQILGLSDPALAQRLADYRARQTDAVAETVED from the coding sequence ATGAGCGCAGCGCCGGTGGCGATCATCATGGGCAGCCGGTCCGACTGGCCGACCATGAAGCATGCGGCCGACAGCCTCGACGCGCTGGGCGTGGCCTATGAGGCGAAGGTCGTCTCGGCCCACCGCACCCCGGATCGCCTCTACGCCTTCGCCAAGGGGGCTCGGGCGGCGGGACACAAGGTGATCATCGCGGGGGCCGGCGGCGCCGCCCACCTGCCGGGCATGACCGCCTCGATGACCGATCTGCCTGTCCTCGGCGTGCCGGTCGAGAGCAAGCTGCAGAACGGTTTGGACAGCCTGCTGTCCATCGTCCAGATGCCCGGCGGCATCCCGGTCGCCACCCTGGCGGTCGGCGTGGCCGGGGCCAAGAACGCCGGCCTGCTGGCCGCCCAGATTCTCGGCCTGTCCGACCCCGCCCTGGCCCAGCGCCTGGCCGACTACCGCGCCCGCCAGACCGACGCGGTCGCCGAAACCGTGGAAGACTGA